In one Clostridia bacterium genomic region, the following are encoded:
- a CDS encoding XRE family transcriptional regulator: MLTETLIEGLKPYTIGEKLRGLRLKKSMGLVELGKHTGLSAALISKLERGKLFPTLPTLLRIAMVFGVGLDYFFTEERQRHVVAIARKQERTRFPETPGTSDISYFFESLDFKATERKFGAYFAQFEPVAHRKAKPHQHAGVEFVYVIAGKLAIKIGSDEHELRAGDAIYFDSTVLHSYRRAGNRPCNGVVITMAS; the protein is encoded by the coding sequence GTGCTGACTGAGACACTGATCGAAGGGCTGAAACCATACACAATAGGCGAGAAACTACGCGGTCTGCGGCTCAAGAAGAGTATGGGGCTGGTGGAACTGGGAAAGCACACCGGCCTGTCCGCTGCGCTGATCTCCAAGCTCGAACGCGGAAAGCTCTTTCCGACTTTGCCCACGTTGCTGAGGATCGCGATGGTGTTCGGCGTTGGTCTCGACTACTTCTTCACGGAAGAGCGCCAGCGGCACGTGGTAGCGATCGCGCGGAAGCAGGAGCGCACTCGCTTTCCCGAGACACCGGGCACTTCGGATATCTCGTACTTTTTCGAGAGCCTCGACTTCAAGGCGACAGAACGAAAGTTTGGAGCGTACTTTGCCCAATTCGAACCCGTCGCGCACAGGAAGGCGAAACCTCATCAGCACGCGGGAGTGGAATTCGTTTACGTCATCGCGGGAAAACTGGCGATCAAGATTGGCAGCGACGAGCACGAACTCCGCGCTGGCGACGCGATTTACTTCGACAGCACGGTTCTGCACAGTTACCGGCGCGCCGGAAATAGACCGTGCAACGGAGTCGTCATCACGATGGCCTCATAG
- the lpdA gene encoding dihydrolipoyl dehydrogenase — MANESLRIAVVGGGPGGYAAAFLAADLGMKVTLIAMETNPGGVCLYRGCIPSKALLHVAAFINESQHAANWGVTFGEPKIELEKLRSFKEGVVKKLTGGLGQLSKQRGVTFIQGRATFVNSTTLKVEKTKGGEETLSFDRIIIATGSRPATIPTFPKSSRILDSTGGLALENIPKTLLVVGGGYIGLELGTVYSSLGTKVSVVEMTSGLLPGADRDLVTPLHRRLQKQFASIMLNTKVSSMKEEDCGVRVTFDGADVTEKEQVFEKVLVSVGRRPNSEVPGLENTKVKVNQRGFIEVNKQLQTADPAIYAIGDVVGDPMLAHKASHEGRVAAEHIAGHKVAFEPNAIPAVVFTDPEIAWCGLTETQAQNEGREVTVAKFPWGASGRAMTLDRTEGVTKLVIDPKTERVLGVGICGPGAGEMISEGVLAVEMAAVAADMKLTIHPHPTLSETVMEAAESFYGQATHIYRPKR, encoded by the coding sequence ATGGCAAATGAAAGTTTGAGAATCGCGGTTGTCGGCGGCGGGCCAGGTGGCTACGCCGCCGCTTTTCTTGCGGCAGATCTTGGGATGAAGGTCACCTTGATTGCCATGGAGACGAACCCTGGCGGCGTTTGTTTGTATCGGGGATGCATTCCGTCGAAGGCACTTCTGCACGTGGCCGCATTCATCAACGAATCGCAACATGCGGCGAACTGGGGCGTCACTTTTGGCGAGCCGAAGATTGAGTTGGAGAAGCTGCGTTCGTTCAAAGAAGGCGTGGTCAAAAAACTGACGGGCGGCCTCGGCCAGCTTTCCAAACAACGCGGCGTCACGTTCATACAGGGCCGCGCAACATTCGTGAACTCAACGACGCTGAAGGTGGAGAAAACGAAGGGCGGCGAAGAGACGCTCTCGTTCGATCGCATCATTATCGCCACTGGCTCGCGTCCTGCGACGATTCCCACGTTTCCCAAATCGTCGCGCATCCTGGATTCGACCGGGGGCCTCGCGCTGGAGAACATTCCCAAAACGCTGCTCGTCGTTGGCGGCGGCTACATCGGTCTGGAACTCGGCACCGTATATTCATCGCTTGGTACGAAAGTTTCCGTTGTCGAGATGACGTCCGGACTTCTGCCCGGCGCTGACCGCGACCTGGTTACGCCACTGCATCGACGCCTTCAAAAGCAATTCGCCTCCATCATGCTCAACACGAAGGTGAGCAGCATGAAAGAGGAGGACTGCGGCGTGCGCGTCACCTTCGACGGGGCTGACGTTACCGAGAAGGAGCAGGTGTTTGAGAAGGTGCTCGTCTCGGTCGGACGTCGTCCGAACTCAGAAGTGCCGGGCCTGGAGAACACAAAAGTCAAGGTTAACCAACGCGGCTTCATTGAAGTCAACAAGCAGTTGCAGACCGCCGACCCAGCCATCTACGCGATTGGCGATGTCGTGGGCGACCCGATGCTTGCGCACAAAGCTTCGCACGAAGGGCGCGTCGCGGCGGAGCACATCGCCGGGCACAAGGTTGCCTTCGAACCAAATGCCATTCCTGCCGTCGTCTTCACCGATCCTGAGATTGCCTGGTGTGGTCTCACAGAGACGCAGGCGCAGAACGAAGGCCGCGAGGTTACGGTCGCCAAGTTTCCCTGGGGCGCTTCGGGACGCGCAATGACGCTGGACCGCACGGAAGGCGTTACGAAGCTCGTCATCGATCCCAAGACGGAACGCGTGCTCGGAGTGGGTATCTGCGGACCTGGCGCAGGGGAGATGATCAGCGAGGGCGTACTCGCCGTAGAGATGGCAGCCGTCGCAGCCGATATGAAGCTCACTATCCATCCCCATCCCACATTATCTGAGACGGTGATGGAAGCGGCGGAATCGTTCTACGGGCAGGCCACGCACATCTATAGACCGAAGCGCTGA
- a CDS encoding 2-oxo acid dehydrogenase subunit E2 → MAIEFKLPELGENIEAGDLVRVMINPGDTVSTGQAVMELETDKAVIEVPSTVSGKVQDVRVAQGEKVHVGQVIFTVEGDGASAAAEAKPATPKQEAAPKQEASQQEKPKAEKKDTPKPMATPAEVPAGGTLEYKLPELGENIEQGDLVRLMVKPGDAVAEGQPVMELETDKAVIEVPSSVNGTVKDVSVSAGQKIKVGQTIFSYQAAAGAPAASAPLAPSPEAAPAPVPPSQAEDEASSTQVARETYQAARKLEGKTEREAFPPDAHAGVEHAPYPPQLEKTAGADQRPPIAAAPSVRRLARELGLDIYNVKGTGPGERITEGDVKSFAKGIVSGAAAPKAAPETGGLPFPRTKLPDFSKWGPIEKVSMRGVRRKTAEHLAEAWISIPHVTQFDKADITGLEELRARFAPKVEAAGGKMTVTAIALKVIASALKVFPQVNATIDPANEEVIYKRYINIGVAVDTDRGLLVPVIRNVDKKNIVELAAELSQLSTKARNKKLTPEDMEGGTFTITNLGGIGGTAFTPIVNLPEVAILGMSRSRMEPVWVKDKFEPRLIMPLSLSYDHRLIDGADAARFLRWVVEALEQPFLLSVQG, encoded by the coding sequence TTGGCGATTGAGTTCAAACTTCCGGAACTGGGTGAAAACATCGAGGCCGGAGATCTTGTGCGGGTGATGATCAATCCCGGTGATACGGTCAGCACCGGTCAGGCGGTCATGGAGTTGGAGACGGACAAGGCGGTTATCGAAGTGCCTTCCACCGTCAGCGGAAAAGTGCAGGACGTCCGCGTAGCACAGGGCGAGAAGGTACACGTAGGCCAGGTCATCTTTACCGTCGAGGGCGACGGTGCGTCCGCGGCTGCGGAAGCGAAACCCGCCACCCCAAAGCAGGAAGCCGCACCCAAGCAGGAAGCGTCCCAACAGGAGAAGCCGAAGGCAGAGAAGAAAGATACTCCGAAGCCCATGGCTACACCTGCAGAAGTTCCCGCAGGTGGCACTCTTGAGTACAAACTGCCGGAATTGGGCGAAAACATCGAGCAGGGCGACCTTGTTCGACTCATGGTCAAGCCGGGGGACGCCGTCGCTGAAGGCCAACCGGTAATGGAACTGGAAACCGATAAGGCCGTGATCGAAGTTCCATCCAGCGTGAACGGCACAGTCAAGGATGTCAGCGTCAGCGCCGGCCAGAAAATCAAAGTAGGGCAGACAATCTTCTCCTACCAAGCTGCTGCGGGTGCACCGGCCGCGAGTGCTCCCCTTGCGCCATCTCCTGAAGCTGCTCCCGCGCCGGTTCCGCCGAGCCAAGCGGAAGACGAGGCCAGCAGCACGCAAGTGGCTCGTGAAACTTACCAGGCAGCTCGTAAGCTGGAAGGCAAGACCGAGCGCGAAGCCTTCCCCCCGGATGCACATGCCGGCGTGGAGCACGCGCCATATCCTCCGCAACTGGAAAAGACGGCCGGTGCCGATCAGCGTCCGCCCATCGCCGCAGCGCCTTCCGTGCGTCGCCTGGCCCGTGAGTTGGGCTTGGACATCTACAACGTGAAGGGAACCGGCCCGGGCGAACGCATCACCGAAGGTGATGTGAAGTCGTTTGCCAAGGGCATCGTATCCGGTGCGGCAGCGCCCAAGGCGGCTCCTGAAACCGGCGGTTTGCCGTTCCCGCGCACCAAGCTTCCCGACTTCTCCAAGTGGGGTCCAATCGAAAAGGTTTCCATGCGTGGGGTGCGCCGCAAGACGGCGGAACATCTCGCCGAAGCATGGATTTCGATTCCGCACGTCACGCAATTCGACAAAGCCGACATCACCGGACTCGAAGAACTGCGCGCGCGCTTCGCTCCGAAAGTGGAAGCCGCAGGCGGCAAAATGACGGTTACGGCCATCGCTTTGAAAGTCATAGCATCCGCGCTGAAAGTTTTCCCTCAGGTCAACGCCACGATTGACCCCGCCAACGAAGAGGTTATTTACAAGCGCTATATCAATATCGGGGTCGCCGTGGATACCGACCGCGGGCTGCTCGTGCCCGTCATCCGCAACGTGGACAAAAAGAACATCGTGGAACTGGCGGCCGAGTTGTCGCAGCTTTCAACCAAGGCCCGCAACAAGAAGCTCACGCCGGAAGACATGGAGGGCGGCACCTTCACCATCACCAACCTCGGTGGCATTGGAGGCACGGCCTTCACGCCGATCGTTAATCTTCCGGAGGTGGCCATCCTTGGCATGTCGCGCTCGCGCATGGAACCCGTGTGGGTGAAGGACAAGTTCGAGCCGCGCCTCATCATGCCGCTGTCACTCTCTTACGATCATCGGCTTATCGATGGCGCCGATGCGGCGCGCTTCCTGCGCTGGGTCGTCGAGGCGCTGGAGCAACCGTTCCTGCTTTCCGTACAGGGATAA